In Flagellatimonas centrodinii, a single window of DNA contains:
- a CDS encoding sulfotransferase, protein MSGGPILVFGAPFCGTSLLAQMLGSHPDLAAMPELRLGLADEVDELLEIFAISQAPIGDGLRRAVAEHLTGGQHARGIAAADAWLEAQRGRTTAALLTDLAAAVAPRRLVIPDSEAALRPHELLRWQRLAPTATLVHTLRHPQLHGRVWSRWLSSQLFVPADYRDHSVSPAPAVVEPQIPWLRCNRNLERWWALQPHVRLRMETLEAAPQATLAALVMAVGAAAVPAAVLETMLEAGASPFAGLGPSDAPRGLEMEVLDPVLEGLQLPPVPPTLDEAVSWRADGRGLDPTVSADARAYGYAPDTAASPDRATLKP, encoded by the coding sequence GTGAGCGGTGGTCCGATCCTGGTTTTTGGTGCCCCCTTCTGTGGCACCTCGCTGCTGGCGCAGATGCTCGGTTCGCATCCTGATCTTGCCGCGATGCCGGAGCTGCGCCTGGGTCTGGCCGATGAGGTTGACGAGCTGCTGGAAATCTTTGCCATCAGCCAGGCGCCGATTGGCGACGGCCTGCGCCGCGCGGTGGCCGAGCACCTGACCGGGGGTCAGCATGCGCGGGGCATCGCCGCGGCAGACGCCTGGTTGGAGGCGCAGCGTGGTCGTACTACCGCAGCACTGTTGACCGACCTGGCCGCCGCCGTGGCTCCCCGCCGGCTGGTCATTCCCGACAGCGAGGCCGCGCTGCGGCCACACGAACTGTTGCGCTGGCAACGGCTGGCACCGACCGCAACATTGGTGCATACGCTGCGACATCCGCAGCTGCACGGGCGGGTCTGGAGCCGCTGGTTGTCGTCACAATTGTTCGTGCCAGCCGACTATCGCGACCATTCGGTGTCGCCGGCGCCGGCAGTGGTGGAACCGCAGATTCCCTGGCTCCGCTGCAATCGCAATCTGGAGCGGTGGTGGGCGCTTCAACCCCATGTGCGGCTGCGGATGGAAACACTGGAGGCGGCGCCGCAGGCGACGCTGGCGGCACTGGTGATGGCGGTCGGCGCCGCGGCCGTGCCCGCGGCGGTACTGGAGACAATGCTGGAGGCCGGCGCCAGTCCTTTTGCCGGACTCGGGCCGTCGGATGCCCCCCGGGGTCTCGAAATGGAAGTGCTCGACCCGGTTCTCGAGGGTCTCCAGCTGCCGCCCGTGCCGCCGACCCTGGATGAAGCGGTGTCATGGCGTGCCGATGGCCGTGGCCTGGATCCGACGGTATCGGCCGACGCCCGCGCCTACGGCTATGCGCCTGACACTGCGGCGTCACCAGACCGGGCCACACTGAAGCCCTGA
- a CDS encoding HlyD family secretion protein, whose amino-acid sequence MTEHLPYLRLVDAAGACADTAERLLTPAGGHVPLDDEARAVARALDGRRSPEERHRWIAAASGVTVDPARQREIEAWLGQHGLLQSGRLEPVPVPRNHLGSSPAHRLARAARRNRSDVIVPSTVPGSLAQPAMVGGLHRFYVGAERAGSLDRPLADAPFIALGRLFAWPLFGAAAGLVGGLLLVTLLSAVWAHHLDWWLAGRAHVQGGGLWWSIPLSVVLVNLVSQASCAAAVFRFTGARPRIGLAWGKPPVPVLRVDTHGIPELSRRGVRLRIVAAPVTGSLTLLGITALLWLMIYRQGSPLAESLPALMTLTVASVLVRANPLARYDGHAFLAHWLGVPDLKQQSFFAMLGVGRPWQQQLTPLSLSRLRLYYIATFLFGALVLLLIARYSAPALIEVTGGLGFLAIIAVIGVVMFKQLGRPPMPRDGLGWDSGWARLKAWRPTRRQWMLYGGILLLCLFPYRYEPSGDLEVLPQARADVRALVPGDIREVLVAEGEVVAAGQPLVRIADAEQRAKVAASEANLAQLQSDLTLLEKGAREEEIEVARSRVATLTKRNEFSRSSAERLGRAHRQGGVSVEDYDRARGTAEVDAQLLAEAQRALELLTSPAREENIKATQAQIAREQALLAFHREQLSQTELTAPIAGRVISADLQFAVGRYLERGEVLAVIEDAGVRQAEIKLPEAAMGEIEVGRPATAKVWAYPGTEFEGEVMAIAPAAEASRYGKVVRVQISLQDDEDRLKSGMTGVGKAAGDRHIALVVYTRALWRFLFVEVWSWLP is encoded by the coding sequence ATGACTGAACACCTGCCATACCTGCGTCTTGTCGATGCCGCCGGGGCGTGCGCTGATACCGCTGAGCGGCTGCTGACGCCGGCCGGGGGGCATGTGCCGCTGGACGATGAGGCCCGCGCCGTTGCCCGTGCGCTTGATGGCCGTCGCTCCCCTGAGGAACGCCACCGATGGATCGCTGCGGCGTCCGGGGTGACGGTCGATCCCGCACGACAGCGCGAGATTGAGGCTTGGCTTGGCCAGCACGGGCTGTTGCAGTCCGGTCGCTTGGAACCGGTGCCGGTCCCGCGGAACCACCTGGGCTCGTCTCCGGCACACCGCTTGGCGCGGGCGGCGCGGCGCAACCGCAGTGATGTCATTGTGCCGTCAACCGTGCCGGGCTCGCTGGCGCAGCCGGCGATGGTCGGCGGTCTTCACCGGTTTTACGTCGGTGCCGAGCGCGCCGGCTCGCTGGACCGGCCGCTGGCCGACGCGCCGTTCATTGCGCTCGGGCGCCTCTTTGCGTGGCCGTTGTTCGGAGCGGCCGCCGGCTTGGTGGGCGGCTTGTTGCTGGTGACGCTGCTGAGTGCGGTCTGGGCGCACCACCTGGACTGGTGGTTGGCCGGTCGCGCGCACGTCCAGGGCGGCGGCTTGTGGTGGTCGATTCCACTGTCAGTCGTGTTGGTCAACTTGGTGTCGCAAGCGAGCTGCGCGGCAGCCGTGTTCCGCTTCACCGGTGCGCGCCCACGTATCGGTCTGGCCTGGGGCAAGCCGCCGGTTCCGGTGCTGCGGGTGGATACCCACGGTATTCCTGAATTGAGCCGCCGGGGAGTCCGATTGCGGATCGTGGCGGCGCCGGTGACCGGCAGCCTGACGCTGCTCGGCATCACGGCCCTGCTTTGGTTGATGATCTACCGTCAGGGTTCGCCGCTGGCCGAAAGCCTGCCCGCGCTGATGACGCTGACCGTGGCCTCGGTACTGGTGCGTGCCAACCCGCTGGCGCGGTATGACGGGCACGCTTTCCTCGCGCACTGGCTGGGCGTTCCCGACCTCAAGCAGCAATCGTTTTTTGCCATGTTGGGGGTGGGGCGCCCATGGCAGCAACAGTTGACGCCGCTGTCGTTGTCGCGGCTGCGTCTCTATTACATCGCCACGTTCCTGTTCGGGGCGTTGGTGTTGTTGTTGATCGCCCGCTATTCAGCGCCGGCGCTCATCGAGGTCACGGGTGGCCTCGGGTTTCTCGCAATCATTGCGGTTATAGGGGTAGTCATGTTCAAGCAATTGGGGCGGCCTCCCATGCCGCGCGACGGTCTGGGCTGGGATTCGGGATGGGCACGGTTGAAGGCGTGGCGGCCGACCCGCCGGCAATGGATGCTGTACGGCGGCATCCTGTTGTTATGCCTGTTTCCGTATCGATACGAGCCCAGCGGTGACCTGGAGGTCCTGCCGCAGGCGCGTGCCGACGTCCGGGCATTGGTCCCGGGGGACATCCGCGAAGTGCTGGTGGCCGAGGGAGAGGTGGTTGCCGCCGGACAGCCGCTGGTACGGATTGCCGACGCCGAACAACGTGCCAAGGTCGCCGCCAGCGAGGCCAATCTGGCGCAGCTGCAGTCCGATCTGACCTTGCTGGAAAAGGGTGCGCGAGAGGAAGAGATCGAGGTGGCCCGCAGCCGCGTCGCCACCCTGACCAAGCGCAATGAATTCTCCCGCAGCAGTGCCGAGCGGTTGGGGCGGGCGCATCGCCAGGGCGGTGTCAGCGTTGAGGATTACGACCGTGCCCGCGGCACCGCCGAAGTGGACGCCCAGCTGTTGGCCGAGGCGCAGCGTGCCCTCGAGCTGCTGACCAGCCCGGCGCGAGAAGAGAACATCAAGGCGACCCAGGCGCAGATCGCCCGCGAGCAGGCGCTGTTGGCCTTTCATCGAGAGCAGTTGTCACAGACCGAGCTGACCGCCCCGATTGCCGGGCGCGTGATTTCGGCCGATCTGCAGTTCGCCGTCGGTCGTTATCTCGAGCGCGGCGAAGTCCTGGCGGTGATCGAGGACGCCGGTGTGCGCCAGGCCGAGATCAAACTGCCGGAAGCCGCCATGGGTGAAATCGAGGTCGGGCGTCCGGCCACGGCCAAGGTCTGGGCCTACCCGGGCACCGAGTTCGAGGGCGAGGTGATGGCGATCGCGCCCGCGGCGGAGGCCTCCCGTTACGGCAAGGTGGTGCGGGTCCAGATCTCGCTGCAGGATGATGAGGATCGGCTGAAATCCGGGATGACCGGGGTCGGCAAGGCGGCCGGTGACCGCCATATCGCCCTGGTGGTCTACACCCGGGCGCTGTGGCGTTTCCTGTTCGTCGAAGTGTGGTCGTGGCTGCCGTAA